A single Sporosarcina sp. FSL W8-0480 DNA region contains:
- the hpaD gene encoding 3,4-dihydroxyphenylacetate 2,3-dioxygenase has translation MDFSIIRIARTVLHVVDLQASRKFYVDGLGMIETESDENHIYLRGLEEHSHHSLLLKKAEKAAVEVLGYKVQKEQDLDEIEKLFISQGMKTKWLAKGQQHAMGRTLRVHDISGIPLEFFAEMTVVDRMLQRYDHYRGAKIQRIDHVNCAVPDVQKAYDFYVNQLGFSCSEYTDTEDGDLWAAWLYRKPTVHDQAFMSGPGPKLHHFAYSLTDRLSILDCCDCLASMGYATSIERGPGRHGLSNAFFLYLRDPDGHRIELYTGDYLTSDPDLKPKRWDLNDPLRQTFWGHEAPDCWFTETSTFLDIETGEAINSEEPLLKQRKPKIMA, from the coding sequence ATGGATTTTTCAATCATTCGAATCGCAAGGACCGTGCTTCATGTTGTGGATTTGCAGGCATCCCGCAAATTCTATGTCGATGGATTAGGCATGATTGAAACGGAAAGTGATGAGAATCATATTTATTTGAGAGGTTTAGAGGAACATTCCCACCATAGCTTACTATTGAAAAAAGCGGAAAAAGCGGCTGTTGAAGTGCTTGGTTATAAGGTTCAGAAAGAACAGGACCTTGATGAAATCGAAAAGCTTTTCATCTCACAAGGAATGAAAACAAAATGGTTGGCAAAAGGGCAACAGCATGCAATGGGAAGAACTCTCCGCGTTCATGATATATCAGGTATTCCATTGGAGTTTTTTGCGGAAATGACAGTCGTTGATCGGATGCTGCAGCGATATGACCACTATCGTGGCGCGAAAATCCAACGGATCGACCACGTGAACTGTGCAGTGCCGGATGTCCAAAAAGCCTATGATTTTTATGTCAATCAATTAGGGTTTTCCTGTTCAGAATATACGGATACTGAAGATGGGGATCTCTGGGCGGCATGGCTTTACAGAAAGCCGACGGTTCACGATCAGGCATTCATGAGTGGCCCGGGACCTAAACTCCACCATTTCGCGTATTCACTAACTGATCGGCTAAGCATTCTTGACTGTTGTGATTGTTTAGCAAGTATGGGGTATGCAACCTCGATTGAACGTGGACCCGGTCGCCATGGCTTGTCGAACGCGTTCTTCCTGTATCTGAGAGATCCGGATGGTCACCGAATTGAACTTTACACGGGTGATTATTTAACAAGCGATCCCGACTTGAAGCCGAAACGTTGGGATTTAAATGATCCGCTCCGGCAAACGTTCTGGGGACACGAAGCCCCGGATTGCTGGTTTACTGAAACAAGTACGTTTCTTGATATCGAGACGGGCGAAGCGATTAACAGCGAAGAGCCGTTATTGAAACAAAGAAAACCAAAAATTATGGCCTAA